A portion of the Chiroxiphia lanceolata isolate bChiLan1 chromosome 10, bChiLan1.pri, whole genome shotgun sequence genome contains these proteins:
- the KY gene encoding kyphoscoliosis peptidase isoform X1, whose amino-acid sequence MGTMDFKTDPSAVTINLLLIVRPEEAASKEKGQREGHKGGGRGAGLEDDGNGNSRSQPPQRRDLNGWRVSGQPWEQTKPKTKPITSGSDKGTQVTVEIHSEDTPLKPIRILSLEKGSQRLPGLRGHNNKGFQGTEAPRPPGAKDLHAYPWDKSSLKSMPVDLQQFKKLDDYALKVNVKSSVEDLVKALLKQARTELEKVRAIWMWICHHIEYDVVGYHNKSQLSSKAEDVLQMGKSICEGYAELFEQMCSIAGVQCKKLSGHAKGHGYKIGQTFTGNSDHAWNAVYIEGRWHLLDSTWGSGSVDDSFTKFTHRYNEFYFLTHPALFINNHFPDNSNWQLLKPTLTLKEFENNMLHSSNFYTLGLLASHPETPIIQTVNGKASVSVDCRSGTLFTFKLKGTDEHGLMTLKKHGMKLDIYPQETGRHKLEIFAKPSKAEASDGVYSCVLEYVVECESVDEAARFPKDLHQPVGPSWFSERQGFLRPSHREPTVHTNDGRCSLTFTLGKDISVLSSLHADGSGLAEDMGRRHIMQIRRGNQIELKVHLPHAGNFVLKIYSKKRSDPGNYDYIFNYLITCLNTEVKWPAFPQSYSKWMEDYEILEPLSGLLPANRNVQFKLKMHGIAKVLVQAENTYPLTHNRGCWEGTCNTSGCREVFVMVHENANHSFYSHVLKYEVETQ is encoded by the exons GCTGGCGTGTCTCcgggcagccctgggagcagacaAAACCCAAGACAAAACCCATCACTTCGGGCTCTGACAAAG GAACCCAAGTGACAGTGGAAATTCATTCTGAGGATACCCCCCTCAAACCCATCAGGATACTCTCCTTGGAAAAAG GTTCCCAGCGGCTTCCTGGCCTGAGAGGACACAACAACAAAG GTTTCCAGGGAACCGAGGCCCCGCGGCCACCGGGAGCAAAAGACCTGCACG CGTATCCATGGGACAAATCCTCTTTGAAATCCATGCCAGTAGATCTGCAGCAATTTAAGAAGCTGGATGACTACGCATTAAAA GTGAACGTCAAGAGCAGCGTGGAGGACCTTGTCAAAGCCCTGCTTAAACAAGCCCGGACTGAGCTGGAAAAGGTCCGAGCCATATGGATGTGGATATGCCACCACATAG AATACGACGTCGTGGGCTACCACAACAAAAGCCAGCTGTCGAGCAAGGCCGAGGATGTGCTTCAGATGGGGAAGAGCATTTGCGAGGGCTACGCCGAGCTCTTCGAGCAAATGTGCAG TATTGCAGGGGTCCAGTGCAAGAAGCTGTCGGGACACGCCAAGGGACACGGGTACAAGATAGGGCAGACCTTCACAGGGAACTCTGACCACGCCTGGAACGCTGTCTACATTGAAGGAAGGTGGCATTTGCTGGACAGCACCTGGGGAAGTGGTTCTGTTGATGATTCCTTCACCAAGTTCACCCACAG gTACAATGAGTTTTACTTTCTGACTCACCCGGCTCTGTTCATTAACAATCACTTCCCAGATAACAGTAACTGGCAGCTCCTGAAACCCACCCTGACGCTGAAGGAATTTGAGAACAACATGCTGCACAGCAGCAACTTCTACACGTTGGGCCTGCTGGCCTCGCACCCAGAGACACCCATCATCCAAACAG taAATGGAAAAGCCTCTGTATCCGTGGATTGCCGCTCTGGCACGTTATTTACGTTTAAGCTGAAGGGAACAGATGAACACGGTTTAATGACTTTGAAAAAACACGGAATGAAGCTGGATATCTACCCACAGGAGACAGGGAGGCACAAGCTGGAGATCTTCGCCAAGCCCTCCAAAGCTGAGGCTTCGGACGGTGTCTACAGCTGCGTGTTGGAGTACGTGGTGGAGTGTGAGTCCGTGGACGAGGCCGCGCGCTTCCCAAAGGACCTGCACCAGCCCGTGGGACCCAGCTGGTTCTCGGAGCGCCAGGGCTTCCTGCGGCCGTCCCACCGCGAGCCCACCGTCCACACCAACGACGGGCGCTGCTCCCTCACCTTCACCCTGGGCAAGGACATCAGCGTGCTGAGCTCCCTGCACGCCGACGGCAGCGGCCTCGCCGAGGACATGGGCCGGCGGCACATCATGCAAATCCGCCGCGGGAACCAGATCGAGCTCAAGGTCCACCTCCCGCACGCCGGGAACTTCGTGCTGAAAATCTACTCCAAGAAGAGGTCGGATCCCGGTAACTACGACTACATCTTCAACTACCTCATCACGTGCCTGAACACGGAGGTGAAGTGGCCGGCCTTCCCCCAGAGCTACAGCAAGTGGATGGAAGACTACGAAATCCTGGAGCCGCTGTCGGGCCTGCTGCCCGCCAACCGCAACGTCCAGTTCAAACTCAAAATGCACGGCATAGCCAAGGTGCTGGTTCAGGCTGAGAACACTTACCCTCTCACCCACAACAgaggctgctgggagggaacCTGCAACACCTCGGGGTGCAGAGAGGTGTTTGTGATGGTGCACGAGAACGCCAACCACAGCTTTTACTCACACGTCCTCAAATACGAAGTTGAGACCCAGTAA
- the KY gene encoding kyphoscoliosis peptidase isoform X2 produces the protein MGAVTGQDNQPNSTGLEDDGNGNSRSQPPQRRDLNGWRVSGQPWEQTKPKTKPITSGSDKGTQVTVEIHSEDTPLKPIRILSLEKGSQRLPGLRGHNNKGFQGTEAPRPPGAKDLHAYPWDKSSLKSMPVDLQQFKKLDDYALKVNVKSSVEDLVKALLKQARTELEKVRAIWMWICHHIEYDVVGYHNKSQLSSKAEDVLQMGKSICEGYAELFEQMCSIAGVQCKKLSGHAKGHGYKIGQTFTGNSDHAWNAVYIEGRWHLLDSTWGSGSVDDSFTKFTHRYNEFYFLTHPALFINNHFPDNSNWQLLKPTLTLKEFENNMLHSSNFYTLGLLASHPETPIIQTVNGKASVSVDCRSGTLFTFKLKGTDEHGLMTLKKHGMKLDIYPQETGRHKLEIFAKPSKAEASDGVYSCVLEYVVECESVDEAARFPKDLHQPVGPSWFSERQGFLRPSHREPTVHTNDGRCSLTFTLGKDISVLSSLHADGSGLAEDMGRRHIMQIRRGNQIELKVHLPHAGNFVLKIYSKKRSDPGNYDYIFNYLITCLNTEVKWPAFPQSYSKWMEDYEILEPLSGLLPANRNVQFKLKMHGIAKVLVQAENTYPLTHNRGCWEGTCNTSGCREVFVMVHENANHSFYSHVLKYEVETQ, from the exons GCTGGCGTGTCTCcgggcagccctgggagcagacaAAACCCAAGACAAAACCCATCACTTCGGGCTCTGACAAAG GAACCCAAGTGACAGTGGAAATTCATTCTGAGGATACCCCCCTCAAACCCATCAGGATACTCTCCTTGGAAAAAG GTTCCCAGCGGCTTCCTGGCCTGAGAGGACACAACAACAAAG GTTTCCAGGGAACCGAGGCCCCGCGGCCACCGGGAGCAAAAGACCTGCACG CGTATCCATGGGACAAATCCTCTTTGAAATCCATGCCAGTAGATCTGCAGCAATTTAAGAAGCTGGATGACTACGCATTAAAA GTGAACGTCAAGAGCAGCGTGGAGGACCTTGTCAAAGCCCTGCTTAAACAAGCCCGGACTGAGCTGGAAAAGGTCCGAGCCATATGGATGTGGATATGCCACCACATAG AATACGACGTCGTGGGCTACCACAACAAAAGCCAGCTGTCGAGCAAGGCCGAGGATGTGCTTCAGATGGGGAAGAGCATTTGCGAGGGCTACGCCGAGCTCTTCGAGCAAATGTGCAG TATTGCAGGGGTCCAGTGCAAGAAGCTGTCGGGACACGCCAAGGGACACGGGTACAAGATAGGGCAGACCTTCACAGGGAACTCTGACCACGCCTGGAACGCTGTCTACATTGAAGGAAGGTGGCATTTGCTGGACAGCACCTGGGGAAGTGGTTCTGTTGATGATTCCTTCACCAAGTTCACCCACAG gTACAATGAGTTTTACTTTCTGACTCACCCGGCTCTGTTCATTAACAATCACTTCCCAGATAACAGTAACTGGCAGCTCCTGAAACCCACCCTGACGCTGAAGGAATTTGAGAACAACATGCTGCACAGCAGCAACTTCTACACGTTGGGCCTGCTGGCCTCGCACCCAGAGACACCCATCATCCAAACAG taAATGGAAAAGCCTCTGTATCCGTGGATTGCCGCTCTGGCACGTTATTTACGTTTAAGCTGAAGGGAACAGATGAACACGGTTTAATGACTTTGAAAAAACACGGAATGAAGCTGGATATCTACCCACAGGAGACAGGGAGGCACAAGCTGGAGATCTTCGCCAAGCCCTCCAAAGCTGAGGCTTCGGACGGTGTCTACAGCTGCGTGTTGGAGTACGTGGTGGAGTGTGAGTCCGTGGACGAGGCCGCGCGCTTCCCAAAGGACCTGCACCAGCCCGTGGGACCCAGCTGGTTCTCGGAGCGCCAGGGCTTCCTGCGGCCGTCCCACCGCGAGCCCACCGTCCACACCAACGACGGGCGCTGCTCCCTCACCTTCACCCTGGGCAAGGACATCAGCGTGCTGAGCTCCCTGCACGCCGACGGCAGCGGCCTCGCCGAGGACATGGGCCGGCGGCACATCATGCAAATCCGCCGCGGGAACCAGATCGAGCTCAAGGTCCACCTCCCGCACGCCGGGAACTTCGTGCTGAAAATCTACTCCAAGAAGAGGTCGGATCCCGGTAACTACGACTACATCTTCAACTACCTCATCACGTGCCTGAACACGGAGGTGAAGTGGCCGGCCTTCCCCCAGAGCTACAGCAAGTGGATGGAAGACTACGAAATCCTGGAGCCGCTGTCGGGCCTGCTGCCCGCCAACCGCAACGTCCAGTTCAAACTCAAAATGCACGGCATAGCCAAGGTGCTGGTTCAGGCTGAGAACACTTACCCTCTCACCCACAACAgaggctgctgggagggaacCTGCAACACCTCGGGGTGCAGAGAGGTGTTTGTGATGGTGCACGAGAACGCCAACCACAGCTTTTACTCACACGTCCTCAAATACGAAGTTGAGACCCAGTAA